Below is a genomic region from Spirosoma radiotolerans.
TTCTTGCCTTATCAACGGTTTGTATAGCAGCCGCCGGGTACATTATCAACGACTATTTCGATGTAAAGATCGACCTCATCAACAAGCCTCAACGGGTGGTGATTGGGCGTTATCTTAAGCGCCGAGTGGCAATGGGTGTTCACCAGGGGCTGAATGTCGTTGGCTGTTTGATCGGTCTGTACCTAAGTCGCTGGGTATTTGTGGTTGATGTGTTGTCCGTTACATTACTCTGGTTTTATTCCGCTCAATTTAAGCGGCAGCCGCTCGTCGGGAATATTATCATTTCGCTATTAACCGCCCTGTCATTTATTGTTCTGGCCGTTTATTATCGCCAGAATACGGATATGCTCCTGATCTATGCCTTGTTTTCGTTTGGTATTTCGCTTATTCGTGAGATCATCAAAGACATGCAGGACATTCGGGGCGACGCCCGTTTCGGCTGTCGTACATTGCCCATTGTGTGGGGCCTCCGACGCACGAAATACCTGCTATACGTACTGATTGGAGCATTTCTCTTGAGCCTGTTTCTCATTGCCAGTTCGCTCCATAACGTTCGGCTCACCTTTATTTTCGGGTTGCTGCTTTTTCCAATTGCCTGGCTTACCTATCGGCTTATCATCGCGGACACCCGACACGATTTCGGCTATCTTAGTAACCTCTGCAAAGTCATTATGCTGATGGGCGTACTCAGTATGATATGGGCTTAAATAATGTATGATATATAACACATCTTATTCCATACCTCTTACAGCATATATCTTGCATCCTATATCCTGTATCTTACAGCACACATTCTTTTTTACATCGTTAAACTTACCTCTATTCACATGAAAACACTGCTTCTTTCATTACTTCTGGCCGCGATTACATGGAATTCAAGTCTGGCACAAGCCTGTATGGGCATGAATTTTAAGTCGGGAATGAGCTTCGAGTTGAGCCAGTTCAATGCTAAAGACAAGCCCATTGGCAAAATTAATTATCAGGTTAAAGATGTTCATAAAGAAGGCAGCTCGACGGTTATGGATATTACGGCTCAGGTAGAGGATGAAAAAGGGAAACAACGCCCACCTTACACCATTCACTATACCTGTACGGGCGACGAACTGATAGCCGATATGTCGGGCATGATGCAGGCCATGCAGAACGGCGGCATGAAAGACATGGAAATGAAGCTAAAAACCAACAAGCTCGTTTATCCAGGCAAGCTGAGTGTAGGTCAAAAATTGAGTGACGGCCAGATGGAGGTCGAAATGAACACAAGTGGCAACACAATGATGACGATGAACATGATCATGGCAAATCGTCAGGTAGAAAGCCAGGCCCCATTGACAACACCCGCTGGCACGTTCAATGCCTACAAAATTTCGTCGGACATGAACATGGAAAACAGAGTAATGGGCATGCCGATTCGAAGCACCATGCATATTGTTAGCTACCGTACTGATAATCAGCTGTTCGACATAAAATCAGAGACGTACAATAAAAGCGGCAAGCTGATGGGCTACTCGCTGCTGACTAAAACGAACTGATTGACGGGAGCCAAATAGTGAGGCATGATTCGGCTGACATGCGGGCATCGTACCTCACTATTTATAAGTGCAAAGCAGTTTACGCAACTTTGTTGCAAGAAAGTAAGTTAAGGGAGCGTACGTTTGCCCAAAGCATCGTACTTTTGTGCGTGCTCATGAAGATAGATACTCTCTCCCGCAAAGCTGACTATATTGGCATAACCGGTTCGGTGCTGTGCATTATTCACTGCCTGATCACTCCTATCCTGTTGCTAACTAGCTCCGTTTTTCAGAACTCAACGCTCCGCGTTGGCTATTTGAGTCTGGACTATGTATTTATCGGCGTAAACATCGTAGCCGTTTATTTCGCTACCCGACATTACGCGGCTCCGGCCATTAAAAAAAGTCTTTGGGGATTCTTAGCTCTCTTTACGGTTGCCCTTTTGCTGGAAGACGTAGCGCCCTTTTTCGAGTACCTCGCCTACGCGGCATCCGCCGGTCTTGTCATCACGCACCTGATCAATATCAAACAGCACAGGCTGAATCATACGCATTAGTCTGAAGTTCCTGCGAGATTTATATCATTCAGTTGATTGAACTGATTTTGCCAGGAGCAAAAGCTTATTGAAAAATCAGGATTTTCAGATGAATCACACAAATCCCGCAGGGCCGCCTAGCGGTCAGAAATCAGTGTAATCAACTAAATCTGGGTTTAGTTTGCGCTGAATGCCCGGTTATTGATGAATGTATCATCGGTCAGGGTGCGCAGGAAGGCGATGACCTGTTTTTTTTCGGTGTCGGTCAGGGCAATGCCGAGCTGTCCGTTGGCTTTCAGGAGCGGATCGAGCGATGGGCTGTCCTTAACACCCGTTGTATAATGGTTCAGCACCTGATCCAGCGTAGCAAAACGACCATCGTGCATGTAGGGAAACGTTTTCTCTACATTACGTAAACTAGGCACCTTGAACTTCAATCGGTCGGCTTCGTTCAGCGTAATGGTGTATCTCCCCTGATCGTTTATGCCGTTACTGGCGGCTGGTAGCCCATTGTTACGGTAACTCTTGTCGGTGAATAAGTCGGTGGCATGACAGGCCGCACATTTTTGCTGAAACAAAGACAACCCCGCCAGTTCATCAGTACTCAGATCACCCCCAGCTTCTTTCCGCACATATTTGTCGTACCGTGAATCGGCCGAAACGAGGGTCAGTAAAAACTGCGAAATGGCTTTCAGAAAGCGCGCCGTCGTCACCGTGTCTGACCCAAAGGCTGCTTTGAACATCGGCGGATATTTCGGGCTTTTCTGGGCCCGGTTCAAAGCGTCCGAAAATTTCAAATCCATTTCTACTGGATTCTGGATTGGCGATATAGGCAACTCATCCAGGTTCGTAACGCCCCCATCCCAAAAGAACTCCCGGCTCCAGGCCAGATTTTGCAAGCCCGGTACATTACGCGTACCAAATTTTCCGCCAATGCCATGACTAAGTGGGTGGTCGGAGTGGCCAAAGCCCGCAAACTGCTGGTGACAGAATCCGCAGCTAATGGTTGTGTCGCGCGAGAGGGCCGGATCGTAGAACAAGGCCTTGCCCAGGGCTACCCCTTCGACAGTGAGTGGATTCTGGCTTAAATCGTAAGCGACATCGGGAAAATTAGCTGGCTTCCGAAACGCTACGGGGGTTGTTTGATACGTGATTCCTCCTGGCGTGGGCGGATTGGGCTCAGGCGTTGGTTCACCTCCCTTATTGGTTTGGCAGGCAATGGCCAGAACAAATAAACAGACGCTGGCCGTTAAGCCAACCCGCTTTAGCGATATCGTGCGTAACGAGCTCATTGATTAGGCTGCAGACGGACGTAACTAAACATCTGTGCATAATTATCCGCAATATTGGTTGAATATGCATCAAACATCACGGATGGATTTTGGGCAATACTCAACTTGGTTGAGCCATTGAAAAGCGCCAGTACATCCGTTTTTAGCTGCACGGATGGCGTCATAGTAGCTTGCACATTGGCTACGTCCGTTTTAAAGGGGACTGTAATCGTACGCAGGTTGTTGATTGTTTTCTTCCCGTTATAGCCACCGCCAAATCCGCCAATGTGGTAGTAAAATGCGTTATTCTGGGCGGCTGGCGCCACTGCTGATGTACCTTCCAGCTTTAGGAAGATATAGCCGGAGTTCCACTCCCAGTACATTCCGTCGTTGAGCCCCGGATCGAGCACACCCGTGCGCTTACTGATGTCTGCCAGGCTACGCAGGCTATCGACCCCAACGGTGAAGGTTATACCCGTATAATTGCCCGTCGGGATATTGGCCAGTGTGATGGTTTGTGAGGCTGGCTTTTCTTCCTGAATCAGGAAGTAACTGCTATCCTGCGGCACTACGTAATCGTTGCCATCCTCTTTACGAAGGCGGATGTTACTCACAAAATAATTGAATTTGGTAACGGCAAACGACTCGCCAACGGCATTCTGATACGTGCCCGAACCAAGCGCCAGATCCGACGTGCCGGCTACGTTATCGAAAGATACGCGCAAACGACCCGTGGACACGGGATTTATAGATGGGTCGTTTGTATTACAGGCAAAAACGGCCAGTCCTAAAGCGACACTGGCCAGCAACCCAACAGTAATGGTCTTTTTCATAGCATGTACGTTGGCTATCTGTTCGTTTGACACCAGACAGGCGCGCAAGTTACTAACGAATAGAAGCTCAAAATCATGCAGTACCCAGTATTAAATATAGGTTAGAAGCTATTTTCAAGTAAAAAGGCCACCCGTTGAGGGTGGCCTTTCCGTTAGGAATTTTATAAACTTTTCAGATACGCTAAACTCTGTGGCACCTGCTGTTCGGCGGCCTTGCTTTCGTCTTCGATATAAAAGTGAGCAATTGAACTCTTGCGAGCGGCTTTCAAAACAGCAGGCCAATCAATTTGGCCCGTTCCCAGCACTACTGATTGTTCGTTGGCCATGCTTCCTTTATCACTGCGGGCAACACCTTTTTGAACGTCTTTCAGGTGAATGAGCCGAAACCGTTTGGGGTACTTGGTTAATAACGCAGCTGGGTCTTGTCCTGGCAAATAGGTCCAGGTTACATCCATCTCATAGCCCACATACTCAGGGTTCGTTTCCTTCACCAGGTAATCGAACAGCGTACCGTTTTCATACGGTTGAAATTCAAACCCGTGATTGTGGTAGCAGAACATGATGCCTTTTTCGTGTGCTTTCTTGCCAAAGCGATTGAATACCTCAGCGGCTTTCTGCATCATCTCCAGTGTGGCAGCCGTCTTGTGCGGAATCGACCCAATACGGATGTACTGAACGCCCAGCGCCTGCGCATTTTGCAGGATTGAATCCGGCTTTTGATCAATGGCATCGTAGCTCACGCCATAACTACTGCACTTAAGTCCGCGCTGATCGAGGAGTGCACGAAGTTCAGGCGCCGTTTTGCCAAAAAGGCTCGAAAACTCAATATCCGTAATACCCCAGGCTTTGATCTTATCTAACGTGCCGGGAACATCTTTACCAAAGCTATCACGCAGGGTATAGGAAACGATACCGGGCGTTTTCTGAACAAGTTTACCAAAAGGTTGCGCCTGAATAGTCCATGAACCAGCCAGAAATAGAATTGACAACAGGGTTTTACGTATCATGTCGAAAATAAGAAACGGGAATTAGTGAACTGGTTAGCTAAGTGAGTGACCTACCTACGAGTATCCAGTATGATTGACAGCACCCGGAAGCGTAGATTTAATACCACTAAGGAATTCCCGCTGCTGTTTCTACTTAATTTCATTTCTCTGCAAGGTCAATTTTTACCTTGCTTCTCCGCTCTTCCCTAGGCCAAACCGTACATTATAACGCGTTTGGTTCATTCGCTCAGTAATTCTCACCGTTCACTCAAAAGTTGTACAGGCAACCTACCATCTACCTTAACTTCCTGACCAGTAAAGCAAAAGCCTCATTATTTCAAAACCCCAATCCCACAATTATGAAGACGTTACACTGCCGAGACGCTGGCTTCGATTGTGAAGCCGTAGTAAAAGCAACAACCGAAGAGGAAGTTTTAAACCAGGCGGCCGTACACGCTCAGACTGTTCATGGTGTCACGGTCACACCTGAACTAGCGGCTGGCATAAAAAGTCTGATTCGAGATGAACCAGCCTAAAAACTAACTCATTCGTAGTATTCACCCCTCTTAATTATTTGCGCTAGGTCCTATCGCCAGGTTGTTTTCCATTACCTGGAAAGAGCGTAGTGCAGTCTATCCTCTCTCAACCATTCCTTTGTTATGAAGCGCAAAGTAGGGCTATACACCAGCCTGGTGTCTATACTTTTCATTACCAGTTGCCAGGATCATCGCATACCGGCTTCTCCAGACCCCACGTTCGCGGTCGTTCCACTAACGACAGGCCTAGCGGCTCCCATTAGTGTAGAGACGGATGCAAGTGGGCGTATTTTTGTCGCCGAGCAAGGTACCGGCAACAATGATGGCTCCGTATCTGAAATTACACCGGACGGCAAGAAGCATCCAATTGTTACGGGCATCTATTCCCAAACCAATAACACAGGCGACCTCGATGCTGTCGATCATTTGCTGGTTGCCGATGGAATGCTTTACTTCTTAAATCCTAAAGGACTTTGTAAAGTCAACCTCGCAACATATAAAACCGATGTAACGCCCACCATACCGTTTTCCAGCCTGGTACCCGAAAACATCCAAAAATTTGTCATCGACTACAGTTTTACAAACGATACCGGCGAATCACACCTGTACAATTTAACCCTTGGCCCCGATGGTGCGCTTTACATTACCGACGCAGCTGCAAACGCCATCGTCCGCCGATCGAAAACCGGTGAGTTGAGCATAGTAACAGACGTACCGGGTATTGTCAATCCAAATCCGTCGGGTCCTCCTCCTGGCCCACCGTTCATTCAATCGGTGCCTACATGCATCACCTACGACGGTCGCCAGTTTCTGATTAGCACCCTGTTGGGTTTCCCTTTTCCGGCTGGTAAGGCAATTGTTTATCAGATGGACCTGACAGGAAAACTTAGTATTTATCAGCAAGCGTTCAACAGCCTGGTCGACGTGGAGAACGATGGCAACGGCAAACCGCTGGTACTCGAATATGCGGTATTTGGGCCAATGGGTTTCACGCCAAAAACGGGCCGTTTACTGCGGGCCAACGGAACAGGCAGCACTGTTTTACTCGATAAACTGAACCTGCCAACCGATTTGAAATTGACTAACAGCCATACGGCCTATATAACCAGTATGGGCGACGGAGCATTGTTAAAAGTCACCTTTTAAGGAAGCAGGTTTGGGATGAACGTTGACAAAGCTGGTGACTCTGATGACCAACAAAATACAGTCCCCAGTTTTGTCAACGTTCAGCTCAAGTACATAAATGATTGGTTTAAAGCAGTATATATTATTTCCGAAAAGTTTTTTTGTCATGCTGGCCGGTCCGCTGGTGCGGAAGGAAGCATGAAAAAAAATGCTAAATGTACTACTTAAAGACCTAAGGCTTCAGGGCATGGCGCATTTCCAGGCCGACAGACATTCGGGGTTTGAAGCCCGTCCAGGGTCCGCCAGCGTCTGTTTCGGGGAGATTTAGATACTTCGCGTAATCCATTTTTTTGAGGTGTATGCCCAAAAATGCCGTCACAAAGTGTTGGTTGATGTTATTGATTCGGTGTTCGTTCCAGGCTGGTTCGGCATAATGCATGTATTCATCAGGCGATACACCGGGTTGTAAGGAGGCTATTGGTGGAGGATTGGGAGCCACATTGTGCCGGGCATTGACGTAGGTCAACAAATAACGATCCGCGTTGACGGCACCATCGTAAATAGCTTTTATGCCTTTTTCGTAACCCGATACATCGTCTTTACTACCCGCCACAAATAACGTGGGTAAAGTTAACCCCGCCAGTCCGGCAGCATCCCAAAAACCCCGTTCCATGCCCCAGGGCGCAAAGGCAACGACCGCTTTTATACGCGGGTCCAGAGATGCCTTATACGCTGGGGAGTCCATCGCCCGAACCTCAAGAGCCGTACTACCTCCGGCAAGCTGGCCGAATAGCTTGACGGCCTGCGGGCTGTAACCCGCTCCTACGGCATTGAGTGCCCCATAGCCACCCATCGAGTAGCCAACCAGGGCCGTATTATCGGCATTCAGCAACCCGGCCACAAAAGTATTGCTGCTCTTTGCACTTAGCCGGGCCATTTCGTTCAGCACAAACAGATCATCGAGTGCCCGGTTCATCAGGGTACTGGGAAATCCGGCGGCATCGCTGTAGGTCGATTCCGTATGGTCGATGGCAACGACCACATAGCCTTTCGAAGCCAGATTTTCGGTCAGGTAGGTAAGCAGCAGCCGTGAGCCAAGGTAACCGTGTGAGACGATAACCAATGGATAGGCTCCTCCGCTGACATCTGGTTCAGCATCACGACTGGCCCGCCCCATGAATGTGAATGGAATAAGCGGACGTTTAGGATCATTGGACCGGCCCAGCACCGATTCGTACGTAACCATAGCCGGTTTACTGGCCGAAATACGAGCCGGATACCAGATTTCAAGGGTAAGGGAACGGTCGTATAGCGGGTGCTTGCCCTCTTTCATGTGCAGCACATCGACCTGGTCTTTATGAACCACTTTCAGGGTGCGCACGCCAACGCCGTAAGTACCACGGCCCGACAGCTCGGGCGAATTAGGCAATAGATCACCATTGACAAAGGTATTGTCAGGAGTTTGAGCGATGGTATGGCAGGCCGCTCCCAGCGTAAAGAGCAGGAGAAACAGGTAACGAATAGACGTTAATTTCACAGAATATACGAATAGAAATGTTGTCCGTAAAGCTATCCCAAACTTTCTAAAGTCAGCAGATGGTGATGCATTTTTTACAATTTCGTAACTCATTATCCGCTACCTTTGCCAGACAACTTTAGGGGTGTCAGTTCCTGATTGAACTGACTGAGAGAATACCCTCACTACCTGATGCAGCTTGTACTGCCGTAGGGAAAAGTTACCGAGATGCGCTCCGCTCTCCTAAAGTTGCTGTTTACTAAACGATTAACAGCAATATGACCCAATCTCCTCAATCAATCTGGACCGACGTTGAGCGTATTCGCGCTCAGGCCCCGCTTATTCATAACATTACCAATTTCGTGGTCATGAACAATACCGCCAATGCGCTACTAGCTTTAGGAGCCTCACCCGCCATGGTGCATGCCCCCGAAGAAGTCGAAGATTTTATTGATATTTCCTCGGCCCTGGTCGTCAATATCGGCACGCTGGATGCAACGTTCGTGGCGGGTATGCGACTGGCCATGCGTAAGGCCAGAACCTTAGGCAAACCCATCGTTTTCGATCCGGTTGGCGTGGGCGCTACCGCCTACCGCAATCAGATTAGTGAAGAACTACTGACTGTGGCGGCACCGGATGTGATTCGGGGAAATGCCTCTGAAATTATGGCGCTGGCGGGCCTTAACGCCCAAACCAAAGGCGTCGACAGCCTGTACGGCTCCGAAGCGGCCATTGACGCGGCCCGCAGGCTAAGCTCCGTTTGGGGAAGCGTGGTGGTCATCAGTGGCGAAAAAGACTATATCATTCATGGCGATAAAACAGCCGTGGTTGCCAACGGACATCCTCTGATGACCAAAGTAACCGGCATGGGTTGCACGGCCACTGCCCTGACGGGTGCTTTTGCTGCCGTCAACGCCGATTATTTCCTGGCGGCTACGCACGCCATGGCCGTTATGGGCATTGCGGGGGAACTGGCGGTCGCTAAAAAATCGTCGCCGGGTAGCCTGCAGGTCAACTTTCTGGATACCTTATATGAGTTGACTGAAACGAGTATCAGCAATCGCCTTCAACTGACTGAAGCGTGAACAGACTTTATTTGGTAACCGACAGCGCCATTGCCCGGCAGGCGGGTCACACGCTCCCCTTCGTGGTGGAAGAAGCCTGCCGGGCTGGGGTCCGGTGGGTACAGTTGCGGGAGAAAGACCTTTCCACCCGCGCTTTTCTCGACCTTGGCTTCGCGCTCAAACGCATCACTCAGACCTACAACGCTACCCTCATTATCAATGATCGGGTTGATATCGCCCTCGCCATCGATGCCGATGGTGTGCATGTTGGGCAGGATGATATGCCGCATGAGATCGTCCGTTCGCTGGTCGGGCCAGACAAAATCATTGGTCTGTCGATCAATAATTTAGCTGAACTGGAAGCCGCTCGCGGGGCTGATCTGGATTACCTCGGCATTGCCACCGTTTTCCCAACCGGCACCAAGCAGGATACATCCAGCCTGTTGGGGCTGGATGGCTTACGGGCTATTTGTCAGCAGACTACTTTGCCAACGTTTGCGATTGGCGGTATCAATGCCACCAATATTCAATCTGTTCGTCAGGCCGGGGTTTCGGGGGCGGCTGTGGTTTCAGCCATTTGCGGGCAACCGTCTCCGTACGAGGCCACCCGCGAACTCATCCATCTAACAAACTCATGAAAACATACGCACGTGCCCTAACGATTGCAGGATCTGATAGTGGTGGTGGAGCTGGTATTCAGGCCGATCTCAAAACATTCGCGGCTCTGGGCTGCTATGGCCTGTCGGTGATTACTGCGCTGACAGCCCAGAATACACAAGCCGTCACGGGTATAATGCCTGTATCGCCCACGTTCATTGCGGAACAGATGAGCGCTGTCCTGAGCGACATTGGGGCCGACGCCGTTAAAATTGGTATGCTGCATTCGGCCGAAGTCATCGAGCAAGTGGCTAAAACCCTGGTTCAGTTTGGCGTAAAAACCATTGTCCTTGACCCGGTTATGGTTGCCAAAAGTGGCGATAAGCTCTTACAGGACGAAGCGGTCGATGCGCTCAAAACGCATCTGCTTCCCATCGCATCCGTTATCACACCCAATTTGCCCGAAGCCAGTGTGTTATTGGGTCGACCCGTCGAAACGTTTGCCGAGATGGAGCAGGCGGCTATTGATCTGAGCACCCTGTGTCCGGGCGCGATTCTGGTAAAAGGCGGTCATTTGCCCACAGCCGAAAGCACCGATTTACTATACCTCTCCCCCAGCGAACAACATTGGTTTCCAACGAGCCGAATCCAGACCGATAATTCGCACGGGACAGGGTGTACACTCTCCTCAGCTATTGCCGCCGGATTAGCCAAAGGTCTATCAGTTGTTGATGCGGTAGCTACCGCCAAAGATTACCTGACCCAGGCTCTCCGCGTGGGAGCTGTTTATAAACTGGGACATGGTCATGGGCCTGTCCACCATTTCTTCAACATTTGGCAATGAGCCCCCTTCTATCAATAGGTTTAGCTAGAATCGACATGAAATTTACTGAACAACTCTGGCAGGAAATAAGCCCCATCTATTCGGCTATTCTTACCCACGGTTTCGTAAACGAACTAACGCTGGGCAGTCTGCCCTCGTCCACGTTTCAGTACTATATTCAACAGGATGCGCTTTATTTAACAGATTTCAGCCGAGCTCTTAACCAACTGGCGGCACGGGCCACGACGCCTAACGACATGCTGTCTTTCACGCAGTTTGCCCAGAATGCGATTCTGGTTGAGCGAGCCCTGCACGAATCATATTTCACTCTGTACGATATTCAACCCGAAACGGCTAAAATGCCGGCCTGCTTTGCTTATATAAATTACCTGCTGGCAACAACTTCCCTCCAGTCGGTAGCTGTTGGTGCAGCTGCCGTTCTACCCTGCTTCTGGATTTATCGGGAAGTAGGCAACTATATTCACCAACGGGCTTCTCAGCAGAATCCTTACCGTAGCTGGATTGATACCTACGCGAGCGAAGCCTTTGACCAATCGGTTTCGCAGATGTTGGCCTTAACGGATCAATACGCGGAGAATGCCAGTGCGGCTGAACGGGAAAAAATGCGGGATGCGTTTCGGGTATCGAGCCGCCTAGAATGGTATTTCTGGAATGATGCTTATACTCAAAATCGCTGGCTCGTCTAAAATCAACTTCGTCCGAATTTAACCGTACACTCGGGAAATGAAGTATCTGCCCATTCGTAAAAGAGAGTTCGCCTAACTTTTTGTTAGTAGTGGATTAACGATCCATCATTTAACTCAACGGCCATGGATAGCATCAATCAACAGCAACCCGAAAAGAATCACGAAGACCTGTCAGGCAGCGAAGCCGGAAAGAAAATAAAAGAGCTGGTCGACAAAAGCAGTACGTGTTATTTCTGCACGAAGATCACGACCGGCGAGCCTTTGAAAACCAGGCCTATGTCGGTGCAAAAAGTAGACGAAGCTGGTAATTTCTGGTTTTTAAGTGCCAATGACAGCCATAAAAATGCCGATATACAGACCGATAACAAGGTCCAACTGCTCTTCCAGGGGTCCGATTATTCGGATTTTCTGAGTGTATACGGGCTGGCGACCATCTCAACCGATAAAGAACTTATCAAGGAGCTTTGGGAGCCGATTGTCAAAACATGGTTTACCGAAGGCGTCGACGATCCGCGGATTACGGCCATAAAAGTAGAAACCCTGGAAGGCTATTACTGGGACAACAAACATGGCAATGCTGTGGCATTTGTCAAGATGGCCGCTGGTGCTATTATGGGTAAAACGCTGGACGACTCCATCGAAGGGAAGCTTAGCGTATAACTAACTGACCATCAATAACTTTAACTGAACTACCCTACGGCAAGAGTATAGTCATTCGGGTAATCTGGTCGTGCGAACTCCCCCGTCCGTGAAGACACGGACGGGGGAATCTGATGGTCTTGGCGGTAAAGGTCTATGTCCCACAGATCGGGAAAAATACGCCTGTATAGCCAACGAAATCCTTAACCTAGAATCAGAGCCACCAAAACAGGATGGTCTGACTTAGCTTAATGCAAACAAGTTTCCCTCCTGGCGCCTAGCGGCCAAGTAACGTGTCAATTGTTTTCAAAATTGACGGCAGTTTTTCGTGGGCATTGTTGCAGAGTACAATAACCGTTTTGTCGGCGTCGATGTAGCGGGTGATCTGGGTTTTGTAGCCTGGATTGTCTCCGTCATGCCACACTATTCTTCCAAGCTTTTCGCTTTTGCTCAGCTCCCACCCGAATCCATACGATGTCAGCGACCCATTGTTTAGTTTGGCCGGTGTAAAGGCTTCGGCTAATGTTTGCTGACTAACCAGATTGTTGGTATACAGTGCGCGGTCCCACTTCAATAAATCTTCGGCGGTTGAACTGATTCGTCCGGGGCCTTTGCGGTTTCCCAGCCAGATAGCATAATTGAACTCGGGGAACGAATCGGCCTGCACATAGCGCTTCTTATCGGCCACGTACATGTGCCCCCAGGCCACATCAGCTAGTTTTAACTTCTCCTCGCGCGTGCGGATGTCGGTATGCGTCATCCCTAGGGGTTTAAAAATACGCGTCCGGCAGAACTCGATAAAATCCTGCCCCGATGCTTTTTCGGTGATGCTGGCCAGCAACATATAACCGGTGTTGCTATAGGTGTATTTAGCCCCCGG
It encodes:
- a CDS encoding cytochrome-c peroxidase; the encoded protein is MSSLRTISLKRVGLTASVCLFVLAIACQTNKGGEPTPEPNPPTPGGITYQTTPVAFRKPANFPDVAYDLSQNPLTVEGVALGKALFYDPALSRDTTISCGFCHQQFAGFGHSDHPLSHGIGGKFGTRNVPGLQNLAWSREFFWDGGVTNLDELPISPIQNPVEMDLKFSDALNRAQKSPKYPPMFKAAFGSDTVTTARFLKAISQFLLTLVSADSRYDKYVRKEAGGDLSTDELAGLSLFQQKCAACHATDLFTDKSYRNNGLPAASNGINDQGRYTITLNEADRLKFKVPSLRNVEKTFPYMHDGRFATLDQVLNHYTTGVKDSPSLDPLLKANGQLGIALTDTEKKQVIAFLRTLTDDTFINNRAFSAN
- a CDS encoding MbnP family protein, with translation MKKTITVGLLASVALGLAVFACNTNDPSINPVSTGRLRVSFDNVAGTSDLALGSGTYQNAVGESFAVTKFNYFVSNIRLRKEDGNDYVVPQDSSYFLIQEEKPASQTITLANIPTGNYTGITFTVGVDSLRSLADISKRTGVLDPGLNDGMYWEWNSGYIFLKLEGTSAVAPAAQNNAFYYHIGGFGGGYNGKKTINNLRTITVPFKTDVANVQATMTPSVQLKTDVLALFNGSTKLSIAQNPSVMFDAYSTNIADNYAQMFSYVRLQPNQ
- a CDS encoding DUF1059 domain-containing protein, whose translation is MKTLHCRDAGFDCEAVVKATTEEEVLNQAAVHAQTVHGVTVTPELAAGIKSLIRDEPA
- a CDS encoding alpha/beta hydrolase family protein; protein product: MKLTSIRYLFLLLFTLGAACHTIAQTPDNTFVNGDLLPNSPELSGRGTYGVGVRTLKVVHKDQVDVLHMKEGKHPLYDRSLTLEIWYPARISASKPAMVTYESVLGRSNDPKRPLIPFTFMGRASRDAEPDVSGGAYPLVIVSHGYLGSRLLLTYLTENLASKGYVVVAIDHTESTYSDAAGFPSTLMNRALDDLFVLNEMARLSAKSSNTFVAGLLNADNTALVGYSMGGYGALNAVGAGYSPQAVKLFGQLAGGSTALEVRAMDSPAYKASLDPRIKAVVAFAPWGMERGFWDAAGLAGLTLPTLFVAGSKDDVSGYEKGIKAIYDGAVNADRYLLTYVNARHNVAPNPPPIASLQPGVSPDEYMHYAEPAWNEHRINNINQHFVTAFLGIHLKKMDYAKYLNLPETDAGGPWTGFKPRMSVGLEMRHALKP
- a CDS encoding TapB family protein, which translates into the protein MKTLLLSLLLAAITWNSSLAQACMGMNFKSGMSFELSQFNAKDKPIGKINYQVKDVHKEGSSTVMDITAQVEDEKGKQRPPYTIHYTCTGDELIADMSGMMQAMQNGGMKDMEMKLKTNKLVYPGKLSVGQKLSDGQMEVEMNTSGNTMMTMNMIMANRQVESQAPLTTPAGTFNAYKISSDMNMENRVMGMPIRSTMHIVSYRTDNQLFDIKSETYNKSGKLMGYSLLTKTN
- a CDS encoding sugar phosphate isomerase/epimerase family protein → MIRKTLLSILFLAGSWTIQAQPFGKLVQKTPGIVSYTLRDSFGKDVPGTLDKIKAWGITDIEFSSLFGKTAPELRALLDQRGLKCSSYGVSYDAIDQKPDSILQNAQALGVQYIRIGSIPHKTAATLEMMQKAAEVFNRFGKKAHEKGIMFCYHNHGFEFQPYENGTLFDYLVKETNPEYVGYEMDVTWTYLPGQDPAALLTKYPKRFRLIHLKDVQKGVARSDKGSMANEQSVVLGTGQIDWPAVLKAARKSSIAHFYIEDESKAAEQQVPQSLAYLKSL
- a CDS encoding geranylgeranylglycerol-phosphate geranylgeranyltransferase, whose translation is MVARQSIPFSAFTFGFLRLIRVQNLLIVVLTQFLARLFLIGDKSTIIQSLTDPKLWLLALSTVCIAAAGYIINDYFDVKIDLINKPQRVVIGRYLKRRVAMGVHQGLNVVGCLIGLYLSRWVFVVDVLSVTLLWFYSAQFKRQPLVGNIIISLLTALSFIVLAVYYRQNTDMLLIYALFSFGISLIREIIKDMQDIRGDARFGCRTLPIVWGLRRTKYLLYVLIGAFLLSLFLIASSLHNVRLTFIFGLLLFPIAWLTYRLIIADTRHDFGYLSNLCKVIMLMGVLSMIWA
- a CDS encoding ScyD/ScyE family protein; translation: MKRKVGLYTSLVSILFITSCQDHRIPASPDPTFAVVPLTTGLAAPISVETDASGRIFVAEQGTGNNDGSVSEITPDGKKHPIVTGIYSQTNNTGDLDAVDHLLVADGMLYFLNPKGLCKVNLATYKTDVTPTIPFSSLVPENIQKFVIDYSFTNDTGESHLYNLTLGPDGALYITDAAANAIVRRSKTGELSIVTDVPGIVNPNPSGPPPGPPFIQSVPTCITYDGRQFLISTLLGFPFPAGKAIVYQMDLTGKLSIYQQAFNSLVDVENDGNGKPLVLEYAVFGPMGFTPKTGRLLRANGTGSTVLLDKLNLPTDLKLTNSHTAYITSMGDGALLKVTF
- a CDS encoding MerC domain-containing protein — protein: MKIDTLSRKADYIGITGSVLCIIHCLITPILLLTSSVFQNSTLRVGYLSLDYVFIGVNIVAVYFATRHYAAPAIKKSLWGFLALFTVALLLEDVAPFFEYLAYAASAGLVITHLINIKQHRLNHTH